The following are from one region of the Trichoplusia ni isolate ovarian cell line Hi5 chromosome 1, tn1, whole genome shotgun sequence genome:
- the LOC113493021 gene encoding uncharacterized protein LOC113493021 isoform X5, whose protein sequence is MKKRTLSKLKSIFGSKKGKKQLQQEQSSKSSRSPSPPVPTHPVAPVAPEPAAPLPLMPCAVCGRTFVPQSLAKHVKICEKMTVKKRKTFDSSRQRREGLTAANGANSGTDLEQYLPKNFGLPENSPFLEKSPPNTAKPTPKPKPQSVRNAITKPMAELQRCPHCNRAFGVRAFERHVEWCADKAKILPAAPAQPPQHIADAKQRLNARTQYKAPPVRGRRSSQTRDKSTNSRSASVDSSRGVSPPPPREYGDYRHGRARASESVSSNDCHEESSPHMPVIRNSRNSQNSSSGDANVKARQARLARDLSSSRKKQDPSRISSAQQSNTDTNIKKASRLSSVQESNTDPNIKKNAILNKQKNKLLAKKQQQLKKLQEIASKYSQQNQESKEDKKSLKSARDKSQIPVPKKSSGKKAIKEIDIDRLIEEDINEMVSPNLVSDKIKITPTKTPSEASPNNKHKPEKKVRIKTKTVKIVKETSMSLDSLEECPPTTRSDRTCQSIGINTELLCVPCVIHDNPDQKKRKEESSKKHKSSNKEKKSHKDLEVLNVAEPKVELLYKNPIIVSSSEKQIKEKYERNSYAKLDLINSIFDSSIVTPSTSGNLASDEIESTTDFTNQEFREGKFNLNIHFDEEIEMSNPSISEVNKHSSRDKIDEDIHRLSEERFEHNYEHDISAELSNESLANKFEQNNPESKELECRHGSGETYTKFIEDPADLDEFMSLTDKLLSNEQAERDNACMAKDVDDFHTPKTNSIEAINRQISEEVLPELPKQQYSDTFEELKRNLQDLLVGAGSGESKDLKNPDENEESKSDKNSPDNNRSICDMEHITVYELKFYDRKPDEKPLEVETPRFKLPSIMESNKQGNKVECNKKRMQKLYKPNRKYKMLGEQTRKNKEYQTFIVKENLNDNSDGQSVSSDAPPLKLPRIENKSSNNIGSESLFPSSVKRSTSLLDSIQKKNTVKMDSGKFRHKSDQLEQDIMQSLKDFDKFYENEKNENLSIKEVSNHNGTAKRDTRAKTERKVKKNENVTNGNYTPNGKPSNSNDSAYSRLVSLNRISPSKLSLCTSKEPNGLTSLEQIPAGSESSGSHKEDVRSISSDEFLAMERSAELEEPLPPPEVTFKEQDNHITEKRVSSRASSRRSGSWRAAGSLSSSGSEASLHRRSAPRLSRFCHECGNKFPVDTAKFCIECGVKRLVV, encoded by the exons ATGAAGAAAAGAACCTTATCCAAACTCAAGTCTATCTTCGGATCCAAGAAag GCAAAAAGCAACTTCAACAAGAGCAATCTTCGAAGTCTTCACGTT CGCCCTCGCCGCCGGTGCCCACGCACCCCGTGGCCCCCGTAGCCCCGGAACCCGCCGCGCCACTGCCTCTCATGCCATGCGCCGTCTGCGGCCGAACCTTCGTGCCGCAGTCGCTGGCCAAACACGTCAAAATATGTGAAAAGATGACAGTTAAGAAGAGGAAAACTTTCGACTCCTCAAGACAGAGGCGTGAAG GGCTGACCGCGGCGAACGGTGCTAATTCCG GCACCGACTTGGAGCAGTACTTGCCAAAGAACTTTGGTCTTCCTGAAAACAGCCCGTTCTTAGAGAAAAGTCCGCCGAACACAGCGAAGCCAACCCCGAAACCGAAACCACAGTCTGTTAGGAACGCCATCACGAAG CCAATGGCAGAACTCCAAAGATGTCCACACTGTAACCGCGCATTCGGCGTGCGCGCGTTTGAGCGTCACGTCGAGTGGTGCGCGGACAAAGCGAAGATCCTGCcggcggcgcccgcgcagcccCCGCAGCACATCGCCGACGCCAAGCAGAGGCTCAATGCCAGGACGCAGTATAAAGCACCACCAGTCAGAGGGCGACG GTCGTCACAAACGCGAGACAAATCGACAAATAGCCGATCGGCGTCAGTTGATTCGTCGCGCGGCGTATCACCGCCCCCGCCGCGTGAGTACGGCGACTACAGACATGGAAGAGCCAGAGCTTCAG AGTCAGTTTCCAGCAACGATTGTCACGAAGAGTCTTCCCCTCACATGCCGGTGATCAGAAACTCTCGTAACTCACAAAACAGTTCGTCAGGCGATGCTAACGTTAAAGCGCGGCAAGCCAGACTTGCTAGGGATTTAAGCAGCTCCAG AAAAAAACAAGACCCTTCCCGCATTTCCTCTGCCCAACAAAGTAATACCGATACCAATATCAAGAAAGCATCCCGCCTGTCCTCTGTCCAAGAAAGTAATACTGACCCTAATATCAAGAAAAATGCTAttcttaataaacaaaaaaacaaacttctggctaaaaaacaacaacaattaaaGAAACTACAAGAAATCGCAAGTAAATACAGTCAACAAAATCAAGAATCGAAAGAGGATAAGAAATCATTAAAAAGCGCTCGTGATAAGAGTCAGATACCTGTTCCAAAGAAAAGCAGTGGCAAAAAGGCGATAAAAGAAATTGATATCGATAGATTAATCGAGGAAGACATTAATGAAATGGTTTCTCCGAACTTAGTctctgataaaattaaaattactccTACTAAAACTCCTTCAGAAGCATCGCCGAATAATAAACACAAACCAGAAAAGAAAGTCAggatcaaaacaaaaacagtaaaaatagtaaaagaaaCTAGTATGAGTCTAGATAGTCTTGAAGAATGTCCGCCTACCACGAGAAGCGATCGCACTTGTCAATCGATTGGAATTAACACTGAACTTTTATGTGTTCCGTGTGTTATACATGATAATCCAGatcaaaagaaaagaaaagaagaaagcagtaagaaacataaaagcagtaacaaagaaaagaaatcGCATAAAGACCTTGAAGTTCTTAATGTCGCTGAACCAAAAGTTGAGTTACTGTATAAAAATCCAATTATAGTAAGTTCCAGTGAAAAGCAAATTAAAGAGAAATATGAAAGAAATTCGTACGCGAAGTTGGACTTGATCAATTCTATTTTCGATAGTTCCATAGTAACGCCGAGTACTTCAGGCAACTTGGCTTCAGATGAAATAGAATCAACCACGGATTTTACCAATCAAGAGTTTAGAGAAGgcaaattcaatttgaatataCACTTCGATGAAGAAATCGAAATGTCTAATCCGAGCATTTCGGAAGTCAACAAGCATTCGTCTAGAGATAAAATAGACGAAGACATTCATCGCCTCTCTGAAGAACGTTTTGAACATAATTATGAACATGATATCAGTGCCGAATTATCGAATGAGTCTTTGGCAAacaaatttgaacaaaataatccTGAAAGCAAAGAACTCGAATGTCGCCACGGAAGTGGTGAAACTTATACCAAATTTATAGAGGACCCGGCTGACCTAGATGAATTTATGAGCTTGACtgataaattattgagtaaTGAACAAGCAGAACGGGACAATGCCTGTATGGCTAAAGACGTCGATGACTTTCATACACCAAAAACGAATTCTATTGAAGCCATAAATAGGCAAATATCAGAAGAAGTTCTTCCCGAGTTACCTAAACAGCAATATTCCGATACTTTTGAAGAGTTAAAGAGAAATCTACAAGATCTCCTGGTAGGGGCTGGCTCTGGAGAAAGCAAGGATTTAAAGAATCCAGACGAAAATGAAGAAAGCAAATCTGATAAGAATAGTCCTGATAATAATAGAAGCATTTGTGACATGGAACACATTACTGTTTATGAACTGAAATTTTATGACAGGAAGCCGGATGAAAAGCCTCTAGAAGTTGAAACACCTCGTTTCAAATTGCCATCAATCATGGAATCGAATAAACAAGGTAACAAAGTAGAATGCAACAAAAAGAGAATGCAGAAACTTTACAAGCCGAAccgaaaatacaaaatgttggGTGAACAAACAAGAAAGAATAAAGAATATCAAACGTTTATCGTTAAAGAAAACTTGAATGACAATAGTGACGGTCAATCTGTTTCGTCAGATGCGCCACCACTTAAACTTCCTcgtattgaaaataaaag CAGTAATAATATAGGGAGCGAAAGCCTTTTCCCATCCTCCGTGAAACGTTCCACTTCCCTCCTCGATTCCATCCAAAAGAAGAATACAGTGAAGATGGACAGTGGGAAATTTCGCCATAAATCGGATCAGTTAGAACAAGATATAATGCAGTCTCTCAAGGATTTTGACAAGTTCTACGAAAATGAAAAGAACGAAAATCTATCGATCAAAGAGGTTAGTAACCACAACGGCACGGCGAAAAGAGATACTCGCGCGAAAACTGAGCGCAAAGTCAAGAAAAATGAGAATGTTACGAATGGAAACTACACGCCGAACGGCAAGCCGAGCAATAGCAATGATTCAGCTTATAGCAGGTTAGTCAG ctTAAATAGGATATCTCCGTCAAAACTATCACTATGTACTTCCAAAGAGCCAAACGGGCTGACGTCGCTAGAACAAATACCAGCGGGGTCGGAGTCGAGCGGTAGTCACAAGGAGGACGTGCGGTCAATATCCAGTGACGAGTTCCTAGCGATGGAGCGCTCGGCGGAGCTGGAGGAACCTCTACCGCCGCCAGAAGTTACATTTAAGGAGCAAGACAATCACATCACTG AGAAGCGCGTGAGTTCCCGCGCGTCGTCGCGGCGCAGCGGGTCGTGGCGCGCGGCGGGGTCGCTGAGCTCGAGCGGCTCGGAGGCGTCGCTGCACCGGCGCTCGGCGCCGCGCCTGTCGCGCTTCTGCCACGAGTGCGGCAACAAGTTCCCCGTCGACACCGCCAAATTCTGCATCGAGTGCGGCGTCAAGCGTCTCGTCGTCTAG
- the LOC113493021 gene encoding uncharacterized protein LOC113493021 isoform X2 has translation MKKRTLSKLKSIFGSKKGKKQLQQEQSSKSSRSPSPEPAGAASPVPGINGESFRPILRTPPPSRAGPPPSPPVPTHPVAPVAPEPAAPLPLMPCAVCGRTFVPQSLAKHVKICEKMTVKKRKTFDSSRQRREGLTAANGANSGTDLEQYLPKNFGLPENSPFLEKSPPNTAKPTPKPKPQSVRNAITKPMAELQRCPHCNRAFGVRAFERHVEWCADKAKILPAAPAQPPQHIADAKQRLNARTQYKAPPVRGRRSSQTRDKSTNSRSASVDSSRGVSPPPPREYGDYRHGRARASESVSSNDCHEESSPHMPVIRNSRNSQNSSSGDANVKARQARLARDLSSSRKKQDPSRISSAQQSNTDTNIKKASRLSSVQESNTDPNIKKNAILNKQKNKLLAKKQQQLKKLQEIASKYSQQNQESKEDKKSLKSARDKSQIPVPKKSSGKKAIKEIDIDRLIEEDINEMVSPNLVSDKIKITPTKTPSEASPNNKHKPEKKVRIKTKTVKIVKETSMSLDSLEECPPTTRSDRTCQSIGINTELLCVPCVIHDNPDQKKRKEESSKKHKSSNKEKKSHKDLEVLNVAEPKVELLYKNPIIVSSSEKQIKEKYERNSYAKLDLINSIFDSSIVTPSTSGNLASDEIESTTDFTNQEFREGKFNLNIHFDEEIEMSNPSISEVNKHSSRDKIDEDIHRLSEERFEHNYEHDISAELSNESLANKFEQNNPESKELECRHGSGETYTKFIEDPADLDEFMSLTDKLLSNEQAERDNACMAKDVDDFHTPKTNSIEAINRQISEEVLPELPKQQYSDTFEELKRNLQDLLVGAGSGESKDLKNPDENEESKSDKNSPDNNRSICDMEHITVYELKFYDRKPDEKPLEVETPRFKLPSIMESNKQGNKVECNKKRMQKLYKPNRKYKMLGEQTRKNKEYQTFIVKENLNDNSDGQSVSSDAPPLKLPRIENKSSNNIGSESLFPSSVKRSTSLLDSIQKKNTVKMDSGKFRHKSDQLEQDIMQSLKDFDKFYENEKNENLSIKEVSNHNGTAKRDTRAKTERKVKKNENVTNGNYTPNGKPSNSNDSAYSSLNRISPSKLSLCTSKEPNGLTSLEQIPAGSESSGSHKEDVRSISSDEFLAMERSAELEEPLPPPEVTFKEQDNHITEKRVSSRASSRRSGSWRAAGSLSSSGSEASLHRRSAPRLSRFCHECGNKFPVDTAKFCIECGVKRLVV, from the exons ATGAAGAAAAGAACCTTATCCAAACTCAAGTCTATCTTCGGATCCAAGAAag GCAAAAAGCAACTTCAACAAGAGCAATCTTCGAAGTCTTCACGTTCGCCGTCACCGGAACCGGCGGGGGCGGCGTCCCCGGTTCCCGGCATCAATGGCGAATCGTTCCGGCCGATCCTGAGAACGCCGCCGCCGAGCCGGGCCGGGCCGCCGCCCTCGCCGCCGGTGCCCACGCACCCCGTGGCCCCCGTAGCCCCGGAACCCGCCGCGCCACTGCCTCTCATGCCATGCGCCGTCTGCGGCCGAACCTTCGTGCCGCAGTCGCTGGCCAAACACGTCAAAATATGTGAAAAGATGACAGTTAAGAAGAGGAAAACTTTCGACTCCTCAAGACAGAGGCGTGAAG GGCTGACCGCGGCGAACGGTGCTAATTCCG GCACCGACTTGGAGCAGTACTTGCCAAAGAACTTTGGTCTTCCTGAAAACAGCCCGTTCTTAGAGAAAAGTCCGCCGAACACAGCGAAGCCAACCCCGAAACCGAAACCACAGTCTGTTAGGAACGCCATCACGAAG CCAATGGCAGAACTCCAAAGATGTCCACACTGTAACCGCGCATTCGGCGTGCGCGCGTTTGAGCGTCACGTCGAGTGGTGCGCGGACAAAGCGAAGATCCTGCcggcggcgcccgcgcagcccCCGCAGCACATCGCCGACGCCAAGCAGAGGCTCAATGCCAGGACGCAGTATAAAGCACCACCAGTCAGAGGGCGACG GTCGTCACAAACGCGAGACAAATCGACAAATAGCCGATCGGCGTCAGTTGATTCGTCGCGCGGCGTATCACCGCCCCCGCCGCGTGAGTACGGCGACTACAGACATGGAAGAGCCAGAGCTTCAG AGTCAGTTTCCAGCAACGATTGTCACGAAGAGTCTTCCCCTCACATGCCGGTGATCAGAAACTCTCGTAACTCACAAAACAGTTCGTCAGGCGATGCTAACGTTAAAGCGCGGCAAGCCAGACTTGCTAGGGATTTAAGCAGCTCCAG AAAAAAACAAGACCCTTCCCGCATTTCCTCTGCCCAACAAAGTAATACCGATACCAATATCAAGAAAGCATCCCGCCTGTCCTCTGTCCAAGAAAGTAATACTGACCCTAATATCAAGAAAAATGCTAttcttaataaacaaaaaaacaaacttctggctaaaaaacaacaacaattaaaGAAACTACAAGAAATCGCAAGTAAATACAGTCAACAAAATCAAGAATCGAAAGAGGATAAGAAATCATTAAAAAGCGCTCGTGATAAGAGTCAGATACCTGTTCCAAAGAAAAGCAGTGGCAAAAAGGCGATAAAAGAAATTGATATCGATAGATTAATCGAGGAAGACATTAATGAAATGGTTTCTCCGAACTTAGTctctgataaaattaaaattactccTACTAAAACTCCTTCAGAAGCATCGCCGAATAATAAACACAAACCAGAAAAGAAAGTCAggatcaaaacaaaaacagtaaaaatagtaaaagaaaCTAGTATGAGTCTAGATAGTCTTGAAGAATGTCCGCCTACCACGAGAAGCGATCGCACTTGTCAATCGATTGGAATTAACACTGAACTTTTATGTGTTCCGTGTGTTATACATGATAATCCAGatcaaaagaaaagaaaagaagaaagcagtaagaaacataaaagcagtaacaaagaaaagaaatcGCATAAAGACCTTGAAGTTCTTAATGTCGCTGAACCAAAAGTTGAGTTACTGTATAAAAATCCAATTATAGTAAGTTCCAGTGAAAAGCAAATTAAAGAGAAATATGAAAGAAATTCGTACGCGAAGTTGGACTTGATCAATTCTATTTTCGATAGTTCCATAGTAACGCCGAGTACTTCAGGCAACTTGGCTTCAGATGAAATAGAATCAACCACGGATTTTACCAATCAAGAGTTTAGAGAAGgcaaattcaatttgaatataCACTTCGATGAAGAAATCGAAATGTCTAATCCGAGCATTTCGGAAGTCAACAAGCATTCGTCTAGAGATAAAATAGACGAAGACATTCATCGCCTCTCTGAAGAACGTTTTGAACATAATTATGAACATGATATCAGTGCCGAATTATCGAATGAGTCTTTGGCAAacaaatttgaacaaaataatccTGAAAGCAAAGAACTCGAATGTCGCCACGGAAGTGGTGAAACTTATACCAAATTTATAGAGGACCCGGCTGACCTAGATGAATTTATGAGCTTGACtgataaattattgagtaaTGAACAAGCAGAACGGGACAATGCCTGTATGGCTAAAGACGTCGATGACTTTCATACACCAAAAACGAATTCTATTGAAGCCATAAATAGGCAAATATCAGAAGAAGTTCTTCCCGAGTTACCTAAACAGCAATATTCCGATACTTTTGAAGAGTTAAAGAGAAATCTACAAGATCTCCTGGTAGGGGCTGGCTCTGGAGAAAGCAAGGATTTAAAGAATCCAGACGAAAATGAAGAAAGCAAATCTGATAAGAATAGTCCTGATAATAATAGAAGCATTTGTGACATGGAACACATTACTGTTTATGAACTGAAATTTTATGACAGGAAGCCGGATGAAAAGCCTCTAGAAGTTGAAACACCTCGTTTCAAATTGCCATCAATCATGGAATCGAATAAACAAGGTAACAAAGTAGAATGCAACAAAAAGAGAATGCAGAAACTTTACAAGCCGAAccgaaaatacaaaatgttggGTGAACAAACAAGAAAGAATAAAGAATATCAAACGTTTATCGTTAAAGAAAACTTGAATGACAATAGTGACGGTCAATCTGTTTCGTCAGATGCGCCACCACTTAAACTTCCTcgtattgaaaataaaag CAGTAATAATATAGGGAGCGAAAGCCTTTTCCCATCCTCCGTGAAACGTTCCACTTCCCTCCTCGATTCCATCCAAAAGAAGAATACAGTGAAGATGGACAGTGGGAAATTTCGCCATAAATCGGATCAGTTAGAACAAGATATAATGCAGTCTCTCAAGGATTTTGACAAGTTCTACGAAAATGAAAAGAACGAAAATCTATCGATCAAAGAGGTTAGTAACCACAACGGCACGGCGAAAAGAGATACTCGCGCGAAAACTGAGCGCAAAGTCAAGAAAAATGAGAATGTTACGAATGGAAACTACACGCCGAACGGCAAGCCGAGCAATAGCAATGATTCAGCTTATAGCAG ctTAAATAGGATATCTCCGTCAAAACTATCACTATGTACTTCCAAAGAGCCAAACGGGCTGACGTCGCTAGAACAAATACCAGCGGGGTCGGAGTCGAGCGGTAGTCACAAGGAGGACGTGCGGTCAATATCCAGTGACGAGTTCCTAGCGATGGAGCGCTCGGCGGAGCTGGAGGAACCTCTACCGCCGCCAGAAGTTACATTTAAGGAGCAAGACAATCACATCACTG AGAAGCGCGTGAGTTCCCGCGCGTCGTCGCGGCGCAGCGGGTCGTGGCGCGCGGCGGGGTCGCTGAGCTCGAGCGGCTCGGAGGCGTCGCTGCACCGGCGCTCGGCGCCGCGCCTGTCGCGCTTCTGCCACGAGTGCGGCAACAAGTTCCCCGTCGACACCGCCAAATTCTGCATCGAGTGCGGCGTCAAGCGTCTCGTCGTCTAG
- the LOC113493021 gene encoding uncharacterized protein LOC113493021 isoform X3, with protein MKKRTLSKLKSIFGSKKGKKQLQQEQSSKSSRSPSPEPAGAASPVPGINGESFRPILRTPPPSRAGPPPSPPVPTHPVAPVAPEPAAPLPLMPCAVCGRTFVPQSLAKHVKICEKMTVKKRKTFDSSRQRREGTDLEQYLPKNFGLPENSPFLEKSPPNTAKPTPKPKPQSVRNAITKPMAELQRCPHCNRAFGVRAFERHVEWCADKAKILPAAPAQPPQHIADAKQRLNARTQYKAPPVRGRRSSQTRDKSTNSRSASVDSSRGVSPPPPREYGDYRHGRARASESVSSNDCHEESSPHMPVIRNSRNSQNSSSGDANVKARQARLARDLSSSRKKQDPSRISSAQQSNTDTNIKKASRLSSVQESNTDPNIKKNAILNKQKNKLLAKKQQQLKKLQEIASKYSQQNQESKEDKKSLKSARDKSQIPVPKKSSGKKAIKEIDIDRLIEEDINEMVSPNLVSDKIKITPTKTPSEASPNNKHKPEKKVRIKTKTVKIVKETSMSLDSLEECPPTTRSDRTCQSIGINTELLCVPCVIHDNPDQKKRKEESSKKHKSSNKEKKSHKDLEVLNVAEPKVELLYKNPIIVSSSEKQIKEKYERNSYAKLDLINSIFDSSIVTPSTSGNLASDEIESTTDFTNQEFREGKFNLNIHFDEEIEMSNPSISEVNKHSSRDKIDEDIHRLSEERFEHNYEHDISAELSNESLANKFEQNNPESKELECRHGSGETYTKFIEDPADLDEFMSLTDKLLSNEQAERDNACMAKDVDDFHTPKTNSIEAINRQISEEVLPELPKQQYSDTFEELKRNLQDLLVGAGSGESKDLKNPDENEESKSDKNSPDNNRSICDMEHITVYELKFYDRKPDEKPLEVETPRFKLPSIMESNKQGNKVECNKKRMQKLYKPNRKYKMLGEQTRKNKEYQTFIVKENLNDNSDGQSVSSDAPPLKLPRIENKSSNNIGSESLFPSSVKRSTSLLDSIQKKNTVKMDSGKFRHKSDQLEQDIMQSLKDFDKFYENEKNENLSIKEVSNHNGTAKRDTRAKTERKVKKNENVTNGNYTPNGKPSNSNDSAYSRLVSLNRISPSKLSLCTSKEPNGLTSLEQIPAGSESSGSHKEDVRSISSDEFLAMERSAELEEPLPPPEVTFKEQDNHITEKRVSSRASSRRSGSWRAAGSLSSSGSEASLHRRSAPRLSRFCHECGNKFPVDTAKFCIECGVKRLVV; from the exons ATGAAGAAAAGAACCTTATCCAAACTCAAGTCTATCTTCGGATCCAAGAAag GCAAAAAGCAACTTCAACAAGAGCAATCTTCGAAGTCTTCACGTTCGCCGTCACCGGAACCGGCGGGGGCGGCGTCCCCGGTTCCCGGCATCAATGGCGAATCGTTCCGGCCGATCCTGAGAACGCCGCCGCCGAGCCGGGCCGGGCCGCCGCCCTCGCCGCCGGTGCCCACGCACCCCGTGGCCCCCGTAGCCCCGGAACCCGCCGCGCCACTGCCTCTCATGCCATGCGCCGTCTGCGGCCGAACCTTCGTGCCGCAGTCGCTGGCCAAACACGTCAAAATATGTGAAAAGATGACAGTTAAGAAGAGGAAAACTTTCGACTCCTCAAGACAGAGGCGTGAAG GCACCGACTTGGAGCAGTACTTGCCAAAGAACTTTGGTCTTCCTGAAAACAGCCCGTTCTTAGAGAAAAGTCCGCCGAACACAGCGAAGCCAACCCCGAAACCGAAACCACAGTCTGTTAGGAACGCCATCACGAAG CCAATGGCAGAACTCCAAAGATGTCCACACTGTAACCGCGCATTCGGCGTGCGCGCGTTTGAGCGTCACGTCGAGTGGTGCGCGGACAAAGCGAAGATCCTGCcggcggcgcccgcgcagcccCCGCAGCACATCGCCGACGCCAAGCAGAGGCTCAATGCCAGGACGCAGTATAAAGCACCACCAGTCAGAGGGCGACG GTCGTCACAAACGCGAGACAAATCGACAAATAGCCGATCGGCGTCAGTTGATTCGTCGCGCGGCGTATCACCGCCCCCGCCGCGTGAGTACGGCGACTACAGACATGGAAGAGCCAGAGCTTCAG AGTCAGTTTCCAGCAACGATTGTCACGAAGAGTCTTCCCCTCACATGCCGGTGATCAGAAACTCTCGTAACTCACAAAACAGTTCGTCAGGCGATGCTAACGTTAAAGCGCGGCAAGCCAGACTTGCTAGGGATTTAAGCAGCTCCAG AAAAAAACAAGACCCTTCCCGCATTTCCTCTGCCCAACAAAGTAATACCGATACCAATATCAAGAAAGCATCCCGCCTGTCCTCTGTCCAAGAAAGTAATACTGACCCTAATATCAAGAAAAATGCTAttcttaataaacaaaaaaacaaacttctggctaaaaaacaacaacaattaaaGAAACTACAAGAAATCGCAAGTAAATACAGTCAACAAAATCAAGAATCGAAAGAGGATAAGAAATCATTAAAAAGCGCTCGTGATAAGAGTCAGATACCTGTTCCAAAGAAAAGCAGTGGCAAAAAGGCGATAAAAGAAATTGATATCGATAGATTAATCGAGGAAGACATTAATGAAATGGTTTCTCCGAACTTAGTctctgataaaattaaaattactccTACTAAAACTCCTTCAGAAGCATCGCCGAATAATAAACACAAACCAGAAAAGAAAGTCAggatcaaaacaaaaacagtaaaaatagtaaaagaaaCTAGTATGAGTCTAGATAGTCTTGAAGAATGTCCGCCTACCACGAGAAGCGATCGCACTTGTCAATCGATTGGAATTAACACTGAACTTTTATGTGTTCCGTGTGTTATACATGATAATCCAGatcaaaagaaaagaaaagaagaaagcagtaagaaacataaaagcagtaacaaagaaaagaaatcGCATAAAGACCTTGAAGTTCTTAATGTCGCTGAACCAAAAGTTGAGTTACTGTATAAAAATCCAATTATAGTAAGTTCCAGTGAAAAGCAAATTAAAGAGAAATATGAAAGAAATTCGTACGCGAAGTTGGACTTGATCAATTCTATTTTCGATAGTTCCATAGTAACGCCGAGTACTTCAGGCAACTTGGCTTCAGATGAAATAGAATCAACCACGGATTTTACCAATCAAGAGTTTAGAGAAGgcaaattcaatttgaatataCACTTCGATGAAGAAATCGAAATGTCTAATCCGAGCATTTCGGAAGTCAACAAGCATTCGTCTAGAGATAAAATAGACGAAGACATTCATCGCCTCTCTGAAGAACGTTTTGAACATAATTATGAACATGATATCAGTGCCGAATTATCGAATGAGTCTTTGGCAAacaaatttgaacaaaataatccTGAAAGCAAAGAACTCGAATGTCGCCACGGAAGTGGTGAAACTTATACCAAATTTATAGAGGACCCGGCTGACCTAGATGAATTTATGAGCTTGACtgataaattattgagtaaTGAACAAGCAGAACGGGACAATGCCTGTATGGCTAAAGACGTCGATGACTTTCATACACCAAAAACGAATTCTATTGAAGCCATAAATAGGCAAATATCAGAAGAAGTTCTTCCCGAGTTACCTAAACAGCAATATTCCGATACTTTTGAAGAGTTAAAGAGAAATCTACAAGATCTCCTGGTAGGGGCTGGCTCTGGAGAAAGCAAGGATTTAAAGAATCCAGACGAAAATGAAGAAAGCAAATCTGATAAGAATAGTCCTGATAATAATAGAAGCATTTGTGACATGGAACACATTACTGTTTATGAACTGAAATTTTATGACAGGAAGCCGGATGAAAAGCCTCTAGAAGTTGAAACACCTCGTTTCAAATTGCCATCAATCATGGAATCGAATAAACAAGGTAACAAAGTAGAATGCAACAAAAAGAGAATGCAGAAACTTTACAAGCCGAAccgaaaatacaaaatgttggGTGAACAAACAAGAAAGAATAAAGAATATCAAACGTTTATCGTTAAAGAAAACTTGAATGACAATAGTGACGGTCAATCTGTTTCGTCAGATGCGCCACCACTTAAACTTCCTcgtattgaaaataaaag CAGTAATAATATAGGGAGCGAAAGCCTTTTCCCATCCTCCGTGAAACGTTCCACTTCCCTCCTCGATTCCATCCAAAAGAAGAATACAGTGAAGATGGACAGTGGGAAATTTCGCCATAAATCGGATCAGTTAGAACAAGATATAATGCAGTCTCTCAAGGATTTTGACAAGTTCTACGAAAATGAAAAGAACGAAAATCTATCGATCAAAGAGGTTAGTAACCACAACGGCACGGCGAAAAGAGATACTCGCGCGAAAACTGAGCGCAAAGTCAAGAAAAATGAGAATGTTACGAATGGAAACTACACGCCGAACGGCAAGCCGAGCAATAGCAATGATTCAGCTTATAGCAGGTTAGTCAG ctTAAATAGGATATCTCCGTCAAAACTATCACTATGTACTTCCAAAGAGCCAAACGGGCTGACGTCGCTAGAACAAATACCAGCGGGGTCGGAGTCGAGCGGTAGTCACAAGGAGGACGTGCGGTCAATATCCAGTGACGAGTTCCTAGCGATGGAGCGCTCGGCGGAGCTGGAGGAACCTCTACCGCCGCCAGAAGTTACATTTAAGGAGCAAGACAATCACATCACTG AGAAGCGCGTGAGTTCCCGCGCGTCGTCGCGGCGCAGCGGGTCGTGGCGCGCGGCGGGGTCGCTGAGCTCGAGCGGCTCGGAGGCGTCGCTGCACCGGCGCTCGGCGCCGCGCCTGTCGCGCTTCTGCCACGAGTGCGGCAACAAGTTCCCCGTCGACACCGCCAAATTCTGCATCGAGTGCGGCGTCAAGCGTCTCGTCGTCTAG